The Mustela erminea isolate mMusErm1 chromosome 6, mMusErm1.Pri, whole genome shotgun sequence genome includes a region encoding these proteins:
- the NUP50 gene encoding nuclear pore complex protein Nup50 isoform X1, which translates to MAKRIAEKELTDRNWDQEDEAEEVGTFSVASEEVLKNRAIKKAKRRNVGFESDSGGAFKGFKGLVVPSGGGGFSGFGNGAGGKPLEGLSNGSGVSSAPPFSGARAATESKAAFGSVAANGPTSLVDKKVLTPKTHGDSPQPSSSGPASGAARARSAYHKQLAALNCSVRDWVAKHVNANPLCDLTPVFRDYETHLAGIERQHGSGGGRGSEREAGPVPLATQSPSLFGAAKPQQDSAFPLAGGRAEDGAERKTEPPAGAASASFSFGKKIDGSVLGSPNCGPLTGFSFSSGNSSFFGKDLTQGKPASSPFSAKTLEVQAEGGTSDYKGGEEEASDEPPKVVVTEVKEEDAFYSKKCKLFYKKDNEFKEKGVGTLHLKPTATQKTQLLVRADTNLALLAGEPQRAALLTVLPSLEGPREGSGSSQRVLPPLQHPAERSDCAQHAVYPDGKEQRADRVRPQPARRREEHRRPGGHADPGEDRRRRGRAAQDLTGEKGCLNTRALGLPPSCCCPTAP; encoded by the exons GTGGGAACGTTCTCCGTGGCCAGTGAGGAAGTCTTGAAGAATAGAGCCATAAAGAAAGCAAAGCGTAGAAATGTTGGATTTGAA tcCGATAGTGGAGGGGCCTTTAAAGGTTTTAAAGGCTTGGTTGTACCGTCTGGAGGAGGCGGGTTTTCTGGATTTGGCAACGGTGCCGGAGGGAAGCCTTTGGAAGGGCTGTCGAATGGAAGCGGCGTGAGCAGCGCCCCTCCCTTCTCCGGCGCCAGGGCAGCCACGGAGAGCAAGGCGGCCTTCG GATCCGTTGCTGCAAATGGTCCTACCTCCTTGGTGGATAAGAAGGTTTTAACTCCCAAAACCCACGGGGACAGTCCGCAGCCCTCGTCTTCCGGCCCCGCCTCTGGCGCCGCCCGCGCCCGGAGCGCCTACCACAAGCAGCTGGCGGCCCTCAACTGCTCCGTGCGGGACTGGGTCGCGAAGCACGTGAACGCCAACCCGCTGTGCGACCTGACGCCCGTCTTCCGGGACTACGAGACACACCTGGCGGGCATCGAGCGGCAGCACGGGAGCGGCGGGGGCCGCGGCTCCGAGCGCGAGGCCGGTCCGGTGCCGCTGGCCACCCAGTCCCCTTCCCTGTTCGGCGCAGCGAAGCCACAGCAGGACTCGGCGTTCCCGCTCGCCGGCGGCAGGGCGGAGGACGGCGCCGAGAGGAAGACGGAGCCGCCCGCGGGAGCCGCAAGTGCCTCGTTCAGCTTCGGCAAGAAGATCGACGGGTCTGTCCTGGGCTCCCCGAACTGCGGCCCCCTGACCGGGTTTTCGTTCTCTTCAGGAAACTCCAGCTTCTTCGGCAAAGATCTGACCCAGGGTAAACCAGCGTCTTCACCGTTTTCCGCGAAAACGTTGGAGGTACAGGCCGAAGGCGGCACTAGCGACTACAAAG GCGGAGAGGAAGAGGCGAGTGACGAGCCCCCCAAAGTAGTAGTGACTGAAGTGAAGGAAGAAGATGCTTTCTACTCCAAAAA GTGTAAGCTGTTTTACAAGAAAGACAACGAATTCAAAGAGAAGGGTGTGGGCACGCTGCATTTAAAACCTACGGCCACTCAGAAGACGCAGCTGTTGGTGCGGGCAGATACCAATCTAG CGCTCTTAGCCGGTGAGCCACAGAGAGCTGCTTTGCTGACCGTTCTGCCTTCGTTGGAAGGACCTCGTGAAGGCTCCGGGTCGAGCCAGCGCGTCCTCCCTCCGCT GCAACATCCTGCTGAACGTTCTGATTGCGCCCAACATGCCGTGTACCCGGACGGGAAAGAACAACGTGCTGATCGTGTGCGTCCCCAACCCGCCCGTCGACGAGAAGAGCACCGCCGTCCCGGTGGCCATGCTGATCCGGGTGAGGACAGGCGACGACGCGGACGAGCTGCACAAGATCTTACTGGAGAAAAAGGATGCCTGAACACGCGTGCACTAGGATTGCCGCCGAGTTGCTGCTGCCCCACCGCCCCTTAG
- the NUP50 gene encoding nuclear pore complex protein Nup50 isoform X2, with amino-acid sequence MAKRIAEKELTDRNWDQEDEAEEVGTFSVASEEVLKNRAIKKAKRRNVGFESDSGGAFKGFKGLVVPSGGGGFSGFGNGAGGKPLEGLSNGSGVSSAPPFSGARAATESKAAFGSVAANGPTSLVDKKVLTPKTHGDSPQPSSSGPASGAARARSAYHKQLAALNCSVRDWVAKHVNANPLCDLTPVFRDYETHLAGIERQHGSGGGRGSEREAGPVPLATQSPSLFGAAKPQQDSAFPLAGGRAEDGAERKTEPPAGAASASFSFGKKIDGSVLGSPNCGPLTGFSFSSGNSSFFGKDLTQGKPASSPFSAKTLEVQAEGGTSDYKGGEEEASDEPPKVVVTEVKEEDAFYSKKCKLFYKKDNEFKEKGVGTLHLKPTATQKTQLLVRADTNLGNILLNVLIAPNMPCTRTGKNNVLIVCVPNPPVDEKSTAVPVAMLIRVRTGDDADELHKILLEKKDA; translated from the exons GTGGGAACGTTCTCCGTGGCCAGTGAGGAAGTCTTGAAGAATAGAGCCATAAAGAAAGCAAAGCGTAGAAATGTTGGATTTGAA tcCGATAGTGGAGGGGCCTTTAAAGGTTTTAAAGGCTTGGTTGTACCGTCTGGAGGAGGCGGGTTTTCTGGATTTGGCAACGGTGCCGGAGGGAAGCCTTTGGAAGGGCTGTCGAATGGAAGCGGCGTGAGCAGCGCCCCTCCCTTCTCCGGCGCCAGGGCAGCCACGGAGAGCAAGGCGGCCTTCG GATCCGTTGCTGCAAATGGTCCTACCTCCTTGGTGGATAAGAAGGTTTTAACTCCCAAAACCCACGGGGACAGTCCGCAGCCCTCGTCTTCCGGCCCCGCCTCTGGCGCCGCCCGCGCCCGGAGCGCCTACCACAAGCAGCTGGCGGCCCTCAACTGCTCCGTGCGGGACTGGGTCGCGAAGCACGTGAACGCCAACCCGCTGTGCGACCTGACGCCCGTCTTCCGGGACTACGAGACACACCTGGCGGGCATCGAGCGGCAGCACGGGAGCGGCGGGGGCCGCGGCTCCGAGCGCGAGGCCGGTCCGGTGCCGCTGGCCACCCAGTCCCCTTCCCTGTTCGGCGCAGCGAAGCCACAGCAGGACTCGGCGTTCCCGCTCGCCGGCGGCAGGGCGGAGGACGGCGCCGAGAGGAAGACGGAGCCGCCCGCGGGAGCCGCAAGTGCCTCGTTCAGCTTCGGCAAGAAGATCGACGGGTCTGTCCTGGGCTCCCCGAACTGCGGCCCCCTGACCGGGTTTTCGTTCTCTTCAGGAAACTCCAGCTTCTTCGGCAAAGATCTGACCCAGGGTAAACCAGCGTCTTCACCGTTTTCCGCGAAAACGTTGGAGGTACAGGCCGAAGGCGGCACTAGCGACTACAAAG GCGGAGAGGAAGAGGCGAGTGACGAGCCCCCCAAAGTAGTAGTGACTGAAGTGAAGGAAGAAGATGCTTTCTACTCCAAAAA GTGTAAGCTGTTTTACAAGAAAGACAACGAATTCAAAGAGAAGGGTGTGGGCACGCTGCATTTAAAACCTACGGCCACTCAGAAGACGCAGCTGTTGGTGCGGGCAGATACCAATCTAG GCAACATCCTGCTGAACGTTCTGATTGCGCCCAACATGCCGTGTACCCGGACGGGAAAGAACAACGTGCTGATCGTGTGCGTCCCCAACCCGCCCGTCGACGAGAAGAGCACCGCCGTCCCGGTGGCCATGCTGATCCGGGTGAGGACAGGCGACGACGCGGACGAGCTGCACAAGATCTTACTGGAGAAAAAGGATGCCTGA
- the NUP50 gene encoding nuclear pore complex protein Nup50 isoform X3: protein MAKRIAEKELTDRNWDQEDEAEEVGTFSVASEEVLKNRAIKKAKRRNVGFESDSGGAFKGFKGLVVPSGGGGFSGFGNGAGGKPLEGLSNGSGVSSAPPFSGARAATESKAAFGSVAANGPTSLVDKKVLTPKTHGDSPQPSSSGPASGAARARSAYHKQLAALNCSVRDWVAKHVNANPLCDLTPVFRDYETHLAGIERQHGSGGGRGSEREAGPVPLATQSPSLFGAAKPQQDSAFPLAGGRAEDGAERKTEPPAGAASASFSFGKKIDGSVLGSPNCGPLTGFSFSSGNSSFFGKDLTQGKPASSPFSAKTLEVQAEGGTSDYKGGEEEASDEPPKVVVTEVKEEDAFYSKKCKLFYKKDNEFKEKGVGTLHLKPTATQKTQLLVRADTNLALLAGEPQRAALLTVLPSLEGPREGSGSSQRVLPPL, encoded by the exons GTGGGAACGTTCTCCGTGGCCAGTGAGGAAGTCTTGAAGAATAGAGCCATAAAGAAAGCAAAGCGTAGAAATGTTGGATTTGAA tcCGATAGTGGAGGGGCCTTTAAAGGTTTTAAAGGCTTGGTTGTACCGTCTGGAGGAGGCGGGTTTTCTGGATTTGGCAACGGTGCCGGAGGGAAGCCTTTGGAAGGGCTGTCGAATGGAAGCGGCGTGAGCAGCGCCCCTCCCTTCTCCGGCGCCAGGGCAGCCACGGAGAGCAAGGCGGCCTTCG GATCCGTTGCTGCAAATGGTCCTACCTCCTTGGTGGATAAGAAGGTTTTAACTCCCAAAACCCACGGGGACAGTCCGCAGCCCTCGTCTTCCGGCCCCGCCTCTGGCGCCGCCCGCGCCCGGAGCGCCTACCACAAGCAGCTGGCGGCCCTCAACTGCTCCGTGCGGGACTGGGTCGCGAAGCACGTGAACGCCAACCCGCTGTGCGACCTGACGCCCGTCTTCCGGGACTACGAGACACACCTGGCGGGCATCGAGCGGCAGCACGGGAGCGGCGGGGGCCGCGGCTCCGAGCGCGAGGCCGGTCCGGTGCCGCTGGCCACCCAGTCCCCTTCCCTGTTCGGCGCAGCGAAGCCACAGCAGGACTCGGCGTTCCCGCTCGCCGGCGGCAGGGCGGAGGACGGCGCCGAGAGGAAGACGGAGCCGCCCGCGGGAGCCGCAAGTGCCTCGTTCAGCTTCGGCAAGAAGATCGACGGGTCTGTCCTGGGCTCCCCGAACTGCGGCCCCCTGACCGGGTTTTCGTTCTCTTCAGGAAACTCCAGCTTCTTCGGCAAAGATCTGACCCAGGGTAAACCAGCGTCTTCACCGTTTTCCGCGAAAACGTTGGAGGTACAGGCCGAAGGCGGCACTAGCGACTACAAAG GCGGAGAGGAAGAGGCGAGTGACGAGCCCCCCAAAGTAGTAGTGACTGAAGTGAAGGAAGAAGATGCTTTCTACTCCAAAAA GTGTAAGCTGTTTTACAAGAAAGACAACGAATTCAAAGAGAAGGGTGTGGGCACGCTGCATTTAAAACCTACGGCCACTCAGAAGACGCAGCTGTTGGTGCGGGCAGATACCAATCTAG CGCTCTTAGCCGGTGAGCCACAGAGAGCTGCTTTGCTGACCGTTCTGCCTTCGTTGGAAGGACCTCGTGAAGGCTCCGGGTCGAGCCAGCGCGTCCTCCCTCCGCTGTGA